AATAAAATCTTATCTTGCAACAAAGATACAAGAGTACCTATGCCATAAAACCAACCTAATACTGTAAGATAAATTGAAAAACTAACCCACATTCTTTGAGGATAAGTAAACTCATATGGTGTTTCACCAAATCCAATAGTTGTAGCAGTATATGTTATGAAATAATAAGCATCAAAAATTGACATATGATAAACATTACCTTTATTATCAACTCCATCAATTAATAAAAGTCCAGTTATTGCAATAGTGTATGTTACAATTATCACAATAAAAGGCATTCTCATTCTAAGAAGAACTATCCACAATGTACTATTTGCCAAAATTTAACCTATCGTTTTCAAAGAAACTATCGTTTTCAAGGAAACTATCGTTTTGATTTTAATGTATCTCCCACATAAAGAAGCACAGAAACAATATTTGCTAATAATGCCCCAGCTGAAAGAGATACGATAGTTGTACTAACTTCAGAAGTAACTATACTTGCATATGTAGCTATTGTCCAAACAGAAGCTGCAGATATCAATTGTATATCTGCAACAAGTGAAGTTGCTAAAAGTACAGAACCAACTTGAGTTCTATCACCCAATTTAAGAACTGTTGCAATTACATTTATAATAATTGCAGCAAAAAGTTCATATTTACTATGGTGAGTCATAGTATCTAAGTCACCATACACAAATCCAAAGTTTACGGTCATTGCTAAAATTATAAAAAATCCAGAAATAACTTTATCCATGTTCATGATATTCATCCTCTAAATCTCTACCGATTTTTAATTTTCTTTTAAATACATCATCCATATTATCATAAACTTTTGCATCTTTATCTATAAACATTATTCTATGTTTATTTAATTGTCCTACATTTTTAAGTCCCATAATTGCTAACATACTTTTTACACTTTTTAGTAAATTTTTATGATAGTTTGCTACTTTTTTAGCTTGTTTGTGCACAAAATATTTTTTTCTTTTAGATTTATTTTGAGTAGCAAGTCCAACGGGACAATCATGACCTGTCGTGCCAGAACAATATCTAGCTCTAATACATCCAGCACTCATCATAAATCCCCTTGCAATTTGAATAAAATCTGCTCCTAAAGACATGATTATTATAACATCATCAGGAGTTAAAACTTTTCCACTAGCTACAAGTTTAATTTTATCTCTAACTCCATATTCAGATAATACTTTATCTACTAAATAAATAGAATCTTTAATATCAAGACCTACTCTTTCCATTGTTTCAATTGGAGCAGTAGCACTTCCTCCACTTCCTCCATCAATAGCAATATAATCAGGATATGAATCTTTTCCTTCATCTATTCTTTTTTTAATCTCTTTAGCATAAGGTTCGATATTATCTAAATCAGAAATAACAATTTTTACTCCAACTGGTTTTTCAGAGATTTGTTGTAATTGTCCAATGAAATCAAAAAGTTCTTCAATAGTATTTGCATAAGGAAATCTATTTGGTGAAAAAACATCTTTATATGCTTCAACACCTCTATAATAAGCAATTGCAGGAGTAACTTTATGACCAGCTAGTTTTCCACCTGTTTGTTTTGCACCTTGTGCCATTTTTATCTCTGTCATACGACAAAATTTCATAACTTTTTCATATCTTATAGGGTCAAATTTACCAGCTTTATCCCTAGCACCATACAATCCAGAGCTTATTTGGAATGTGATATCAGGTAAGTCTGTTGGAACTTCTTTTGGAAAAGACTCTAAAGGAGCATCCCAGTTTATTCTGTGAAACAGTGATGATTGTAAATCAAATATATAAGTTTCAGCTTCTGGGTCTTTCCCAAATACTAATTTTCTATAAACATCAGCCGCAACTGCTCCATTAAAAAAGAATTGAACTACATCTTTTATCTTTTTTTCAAACTTTGTTCCGTGTACAACTTTCATATAATCAGCTTTGTAATTTTGATGTGTTACAAAAAAGTTTGATGTTACACTACCTTCACCTGTGTTTATAGGAAATTGTCCTTCTAAAGCTCCTTTAGCAAATGCTCTTGTTCCTTCAGGAGAAATAGAACCATCACTCATAGCAGATCTTCCAATTATAGATTTAGAAATAAAAGGCTTTTTCCTTCTTGGACCAAAAGTTACTTCAAATCCCCCTTCAATCTCATCTTCATTTAAAACTATATTGGCATGTCTTATCATAAACTTAGGATATGGCAAAGGTTGACTTGGAGAAAATGAAGCATAATTAGGTAAATCTCTACATGCCTTATTAAGCCAGTCTAGTTTATCTTTTGACTCATAAAACTTTTCATCACCAAAGTATTGTCTAAATGGTTCCCTTGCTTCTTCTAAAACAAATCTCAATCTTCCAATAATTGGATAATTTACCAATAATTGATGTTTTCTTTGAACATATTTATCATGTATATACCAAGCAAATATTACAAGTATAATAATACTCCATTCTATTGTTGAAAATTCCCAATCAAAACTCACATTTTCTCCTTATTTTTTACTTGAAGCTAAAACTCCACTAATAATAATTAAAATTATACCTAATGATATCCAAATATCAGGAAATTTGTCCCCTAATATTACACCTAGAATTATTGCAAAAATTAAATTACTATATGAAATTGTTCCTACTATTCCAGCTTTTGCAACCCCATAAGCTTTTGTCATATAAATTTGAGCAAATGTAGCAGTTATTCCCATAAGAGTTATATATAACAAATCATTTAGATTTGGCATCGTAAATTTCCCAAACATAAAATCAAAAGTACTATTTGAATAAAAGTTTGCAATTACCATCAAGATAATAGGACCTATTGTTCCTATTGTCATAAATGACAAAACTATAACCCTAGTATCATAAAAAGTTCTCAGTTCTCTAACTGAAGTGTATGCTAATGCAGCACCTACTCCTGAAAAAATACCAAGCCAATCTGTTTTATCTAAAGTACTTCCATCAAACTTTGTAATAAAAAGTATTCCAATAAATCCAATAAATACCCCTATCCATCCTCTTAATCCTAATTTTTCTTTTATGAAAATATATGCAAAAATAGCTGTAAATATTGTAGAAGTTTTAGAAAAAGTCATAGCTTCAGCAAGTGAAATATTTGAAATATTGTAAAAAAATGTAAGCAGGGCTAAAAAACCAACAAAACCTCTGAAAAATAGTAATAAAGGCTTTCCACCTATTTGCTTTACTGGTTTTTTGTATAAAGAAATAGCAATTAAGACTACTCCAAATATATTTCTGAAAAATACAACTTCAATTGAACTCATTGAAGAGCTTAGTTCTTTTGCAAAAGCTCCCATAAAAGCAAATAAAAGTGATGCAAAAAGCATAAACTTTATGCCTTGTATTGTTTGAGTGTCCATTATAATCCTAGGATGTAAAAACCGAATTTTAATTAATCTTTTGTTAAAATCCGGTTATTCTCAATAAGTAATAAATAGTTTTAATACATTTAAAAATACAGAACTAAACCAATAGGAACAAAATGAAATATCTAAAAATACAATCTTCTAAAAATCTTCAAGGTGAAATAAAAATATCAGGGGCTAAAAATGCCACTTTACCGCTACTTGCATCAACTATATTATCAAATAATCAAATCAATATCGGAAACCTTCCAGATGTAGTTGATATAAATACAATGTTAAAGTTACTAGAAATGTTAGGGGCTGATTATTCAAAAGACAAAAATAAAATAAAAATTTCTACACAAAATCTAAAAGAGACAAAAGCGACTTACGATATTGTAAAAACAATGAGAGCATCAATTTTAGTATTAGGACCACTACTTGCAAGATTTGGGCATTGTGAAGTTTCTCTTCCTGGTGGTTGTGCTATTGGGCAAAGACCTGTTGATTTACACTTAAAAGCTATGGAAGCATTGGGTGCAACAATAGAAATAAAAGCTGGATATATAAAAGCAACTGCACCAAATGGATTAAAGGGTGCAAAAATTGTTTTTGACAAAGTAACCGTGGGTGGAACAGAAAATGCAATTATGGCAGCAGCACTTGCTGTTGGTAAAACACAAATTATCAATTGTGCAAAAGAGCCTGAAATAGTACAATTATGTGAAGTTTTGAAAAATGCAGGATTAGATATAAGCGGAATCGGTAGTTCTGATATTACAATTATGGGTACAAATAAAAAACTTTTGGAATTTAAAGATTTTGATGTAATACCTGATAGAATTGAAGCTGGAACATATTTATGTGCAGGAGCAATTACAAATTCTAAATTGACAATTACGCATGTACAACCTTTGCATTTAGAAGCTGTGATATCAAAACTTGAAGAGATGAATTTTAAAATTGAAACAACACAAAATGAAATCACTATTTTTCCAAGTGATAACATAAAAGCTGTAAATATAATAACAACAGAATATCCAGGCTTTCCAACTGATATGCAAGCTCAATTTATGGCTCTTGCAACCCAAGCAAATGGGACAAGTACTATTGATGAAAGATTGTTTGAAAATAGGTATATGCATGTAAGTGAGCTTTTAAGAATGGGTGCAGATATTCATCTTAATGGAAATATAGCAAGTATAACTGGTACTCCAAATAAACTAAACGGTACAGATGTTATGGCTACAGATTTAAGAGCTAGTTCTGCTTTAGTTTTAGCAGCACTTGTGGCAGATGGTGAAACAAATATTCATAGAATTTATCATTTAGATAGAGGATATGAAGATTTAGAAGGGAAATTAGTAAAAATAGGTGTCAATATCAAAAGTTTTAATGAATAATTATTATTTTTAAGTAATGATTATTATTTTATAAGAGATATTTGACTAAAATTGACTTGTATAAAATTAAGGTACGATTATGAAGCTTGAAATTTCTTTATTTAGATTTGATTGTAAATCAGACTATTTACCATATTACACAAAACATTTTTTAAATGTTGAGGACAATAATACACTTTTGACTGTATTAAATAAACTTAATAGTGAAGATGAATTCTCTTTTGAAAATACTCCAAACAGTTACTTTGTTGTAAATGGTATTTACATGAGTGTAATGACTACTTGTAAACAAATAAAAGATAACTTTGGTAGTGATATAAAAATAGAACCTCTAAGTATAAGAAGAGCAAATAAAGATTTTATAATCAATGAAGAGGATTTTACTTCTAAAATTTCAATACTAAATGAATTTATAACTACAGATTTAATAGCTACTCACATTGATAAAAAAATAGAAGAATTGTATTTATCGTATAAGGTATATTTTTATGCTTCAAATACTTTAAATATGGAACATAACTATATAGGAGATGCTAT
The Arcobacter sp. F2176 DNA segment above includes these coding regions:
- a CDS encoding DUF6394 family protein, whose product is MNMDKVISGFFIILAMTVNFGFVYGDLDTMTHHSKYELFAAIIINVIATVLKLGDRTQVGSVLLATSLVADIQLISAASVWTIATYASIVTSEVSTTIVSLSAGALLANIVSVLLYVGDTLKSKR
- a CDS encoding FMN-binding glutamate synthase family protein, whose translation is MSFDWEFSTIEWSIIILVIFAWYIHDKYVQRKHQLLVNYPIIGRLRFVLEEAREPFRQYFGDEKFYESKDKLDWLNKACRDLPNYASFSPSQPLPYPKFMIRHANIVLNEDEIEGGFEVTFGPRRKKPFISKSIIGRSAMSDGSISPEGTRAFAKGALEGQFPINTGEGSVTSNFFVTHQNYKADYMKVVHGTKFEKKIKDVVQFFFNGAVAADVYRKLVFGKDPEAETYIFDLQSSLFHRINWDAPLESFPKEVPTDLPDITFQISSGLYGARDKAGKFDPIRYEKVMKFCRMTEIKMAQGAKQTGGKLAGHKVTPAIAYYRGVEAYKDVFSPNRFPYANTIEELFDFIGQLQQISEKPVGVKIVISDLDNIEPYAKEIKKRIDEGKDSYPDYIAIDGGSGGSATAPIETMERVGLDIKDSIYLVDKVLSEYGVRDKIKLVASGKVLTPDDVIIIMSLGADFIQIARGFMMSAGCIRARYCSGTTGHDCPVGLATQNKSKRKKYFVHKQAKKVANYHKNLLKSVKSMLAIMGLKNVGQLNKHRIMFIDKDAKVYDNMDDVFKRKLKIGRDLEDEYHEHG
- a CDS encoding DMT family transporter; translation: MDTQTIQGIKFMLFASLLFAFMGAFAKELSSSMSSIEVVFFRNIFGVVLIAISLYKKPVKQIGGKPLLLFFRGFVGFLALLTFFYNISNISLAEAMTFSKTSTIFTAIFAYIFIKEKLGLRGWIGVFIGFIGILFITKFDGSTLDKTDWLGIFSGVGAALAYTSVRELRTFYDTRVIVLSFMTIGTIGPIILMVIANFYSNSTFDFMFGKFTMPNLNDLLYITLMGITATFAQIYMTKAYGVAKAGIVGTISYSNLIFAIILGVILGDKFPDIWISLGIILIIISGVLASSKK
- the murA gene encoding UDP-N-acetylglucosamine 1-carboxyvinyltransferase — translated: MKYLKIQSSKNLQGEIKISGAKNATLPLLASTILSNNQINIGNLPDVVDINTMLKLLEMLGADYSKDKNKIKISTQNLKETKATYDIVKTMRASILVLGPLLARFGHCEVSLPGGCAIGQRPVDLHLKAMEALGATIEIKAGYIKATAPNGLKGAKIVFDKVTVGGTENAIMAAALAVGKTQIINCAKEPEIVQLCEVLKNAGLDISGIGSSDITIMGTNKKLLEFKDFDVIPDRIEAGTYLCAGAITNSKLTITHVQPLHLEAVISKLEEMNFKIETTQNEITIFPSDNIKAVNIITTEYPGFPTDMQAQFMALATQANGTSTIDERLFENRYMHVSELLRMGADIHLNGNIASITGTPNKLNGTDVMATDLRASSALVLAALVADGETNIHRIYHLDRGYEDLEGKLVKIGVNIKSFNE